The Microbacterium sp. LWH7-1.2 genome window below encodes:
- a CDS encoding ABC transporter ATP-binding protein produces the protein MSTQTEPILVAKDLRLGYGDLIAVWGADIEVSPGRTTALLGRNGAGKTTLLSGLLGLLPVKSGSVTFRGTDVTRKKPWKRVGMGIGLVQEGKRVFRNLTVQENLIVSLPGGSGRGRHAELLEKTWENFPVLAERRTQLGAELSGGQQQMLSIATAVCREPDVLLIDEPSSGLSPVAVEQVFEVIASLKKSGLAILLVEQQIDEVLNGNADDIVVIDQGRVVLNAPASEVSADAIASMILGAV, from the coding sequence GTGAGCACCCAGACGGAACCGATCCTCGTCGCGAAGGACCTCCGCCTCGGCTACGGGGACCTGATCGCCGTATGGGGCGCCGACATCGAAGTCTCCCCGGGCCGCACGACCGCCCTCCTCGGCCGGAACGGCGCAGGGAAGACGACCCTCCTGTCCGGCCTGCTCGGACTGCTCCCCGTGAAGTCGGGCTCGGTAACGTTCCGCGGCACCGACGTCACCCGCAAGAAGCCGTGGAAGCGCGTGGGGATGGGGATCGGCCTCGTGCAGGAGGGCAAGCGGGTGTTCCGCAACCTGACTGTGCAGGAGAATCTCATCGTCTCCCTTCCGGGCGGCAGCGGGCGGGGCCGGCACGCGGAGCTGCTGGAGAAGACGTGGGAGAATTTCCCGGTCCTCGCCGAGCGTCGCACGCAGCTCGGGGCCGAGCTGAGCGGCGGGCAGCAGCAGATGCTCAGCATAGCCACTGCTGTCTGCCGCGAGCCCGACGTACTGCTGATCGACGAGCCGTCCTCTGGCCTGTCGCCAGTGGCGGTCGAGCAGGTCTTCGAGGTCATCGCGAGCCTGAAGAAGTCCGGCCTAGCGATCCTGCTTGTCGAGCAGCAGATCGACGAGGTCCTCAACGGCAACGCGGACGACATCGTGGTGATCGACCAGGGTCGCGTCGTGCTCAATGCTCCGGCGAGTGAGGTGTCGGCGGACGCGATCGCATCGATGATCCTTGGCGCCGTCTGA
- a CDS encoding MarR family winged helix-turn-helix transcriptional regulator yields the protein MTAQPLHHGNPLATTLYDIVRVLQSHEISQLVGDLQGTPLSASSVRALWFLGRGSDPTQSELAREMGVSDPTASKLLGRLEELGLVRRVRGSDRRTRRVALTTAGVAAARAVYESGDQLLDSALGELRPDAVARLIDQLEVLRAGLRAQLPGGDLS from the coding sequence GTGACCGCGCAACCCCTCCATCACGGCAACCCGCTGGCGACGACCCTGTACGACATCGTGCGTGTCCTTCAGTCGCACGAGATCAGCCAGCTCGTCGGTGACCTGCAGGGGACGCCCTTGTCGGCATCTTCGGTGCGGGCGCTCTGGTTCCTCGGCCGCGGCTCCGACCCCACGCAGTCGGAACTCGCGCGCGAGATGGGGGTGAGCGATCCGACGGCTAGCAAGCTGCTCGGACGGCTGGAGGAACTCGGCCTGGTGCGGAGGGTGCGCGGCAGCGATCGCCGGACCCGACGAGTCGCCCTGACGACGGCGGGAGTCGCCGCGGCGCGCGCGGTGTACGAGTCCGGCGATCAACTCCTAGACAGCGCGCTCGGCGAGCTCAGGCCCGACGCCGTCGCGCGACTGATCGACCAGCTCGAAGTGCTCCGGGCCGGACTCCGCGCCCAGCTCCCGGGCGGCGACCTCTCCTGA
- a CDS encoding branched-chain amino acid ABC transporter permease, translating into MTVLFAGIAIGSLYAITAMLYNITIASSGIFSFATAQYLMAGTFVSLVVTQAGFSPLLAIPAGAVVGGLLGYLTELLAIRPLSDKTGWAALVTTVGFGVVVEGVVYAIWGGDPRTVPFFMPDSIIHIAGGTLTVVDVWLIGIAIILTAAGTWIQQRTRWGLMGRAVTSDQQAAASRGINVSRLTVNGFIIAGAIGGALGFVVAPKVSVVFSLGSTLVIFGFVALTIGGFGSYLGCWIGGLVVGLVQALTERYLGSSFPLLVLFVLLLAVLLFKPTGLFGDRRMRLV; encoded by the coding sequence ATGACCGTACTCTTCGCCGGGATCGCGATCGGATCGCTCTATGCCATCACCGCGATGCTCTACAACATCACGATCGCGTCGTCCGGCATCTTCAGCTTCGCGACCGCGCAGTACCTGATGGCCGGGACATTCGTCAGCCTCGTCGTCACCCAGGCGGGGTTCTCACCCCTCTTGGCGATTCCCGCCGGCGCGGTCGTGGGCGGCCTTCTCGGGTACCTAACCGAGCTGCTGGCCATCCGACCCTTGTCGGACAAGACCGGCTGGGCAGCTTTGGTCACGACCGTCGGATTCGGCGTGGTCGTCGAGGGTGTCGTCTATGCCATCTGGGGCGGCGACCCGCGCACCGTGCCGTTTTTCATGCCGGACTCGATCATTCACATCGCCGGAGGCACTCTCACCGTCGTCGACGTGTGGCTCATCGGCATCGCGATCATCCTCACCGCTGCCGGCACGTGGATTCAGCAGCGCACGCGATGGGGCCTCATGGGCCGAGCCGTCACGAGCGACCAGCAGGCGGCGGCATCCCGCGGTATCAACGTGTCCCGTCTCACCGTCAACGGCTTCATCATTGCTGGCGCCATCGGCGGCGCGCTCGGTTTCGTCGTCGCACCGAAGGTGTCCGTGGTGTTCAGCCTGGGCTCGACGCTCGTCATCTTCGGCTTCGTCGCGCTCACCATCGGCGGCTTTGGGAGCTACCTCGGGTGCTGGATCGGGGGGCTCGTCGTCGGCCTCGTCCAGGCGCTCACCGAGCGCTACCTCGGCTCCAGCTTCCCTCTTCTCGTCCTGTTCGTCCTCCTGCTCGCGGTTCTCCTGTTCAAGCCAACGGGTCTGTTCGGCGACCGGCGAATGCGATTGGTGTGA
- a CDS encoding ATP-binding cassette domain-containing protein, with the protein MRSFLKASPLARFGWVIPLVVLIFILLLPSLGMGGGVQRQIMLITVYTLMVSGLSLAFGYAGEVILGQVAMMAFGAYATALLAQAGQKDFAVILVVVILMSAVIGLITGLPGLRLSHLSLGLATFFLVMLVPPLAVAFEEYTGGYTGLFGITAPTIFGISLADPDAFFVFCVLITAIWIMIFRNLVLSRYGTALLVLKKSPVLAASLGQSSLRLRLSAYLIAGIPAGVAGALFAYITGYVGPSSFTLTLSVAVLAAAVVGGAQSIYGAAIGATLLVLGPLSSQEFQRYSMLVYGVFLLLVGTVFAIGLAGWGRKGLEWVRSRARARWGAAATLSSGAAAAARDELLASIAGKRLTVSGASRAFGAVKALRGVDFEAQPGRITGLIGANGAGKTTLLNAVSGVITLDEGRVEIEDVEITAQRPAERARSGVGRTFQTPLIPETMSVLEVARSGAMIDGRLMMVSSILRLPRFWRTRRHDTAVALGALDIVGLSDRAESVASSLPLSTRRLLEVVRAVAGRPKVLLLDEPAAGMDDDALGELRDLLLRLRDAGATIVLIEHNISFVLGLADDVYVMELGATLATGTPAAIRSNPAVIASYLGSRHGAADTATPEDVTT; encoded by the coding sequence ATGCGCAGCTTCCTCAAAGCCAGTCCGCTGGCACGTTTCGGCTGGGTAATCCCGCTCGTCGTGCTGATATTCATCCTCCTCCTGCCGTCGTTGGGCATGGGCGGTGGCGTTCAGCGTCAGATCATGCTGATCACCGTCTACACCCTCATGGTGAGCGGACTGAGCCTCGCCTTCGGATATGCGGGCGAGGTGATCCTGGGCCAGGTCGCGATGATGGCGTTCGGGGCTTATGCCACGGCGCTCCTCGCCCAGGCCGGGCAGAAGGACTTCGCCGTCATCCTCGTCGTGGTCATTCTCATGTCCGCCGTGATCGGCCTCATCACCGGCCTGCCGGGACTGAGGCTGTCGCACCTGTCTCTCGGGCTTGCCACGTTCTTCCTCGTGATGCTGGTTCCGCCTCTGGCGGTCGCATTCGAGGAGTACACGGGCGGATACACGGGCCTCTTCGGGATCACCGCTCCCACCATCTTCGGGATCAGCCTGGCCGATCCGGATGCGTTCTTCGTGTTCTGCGTGCTGATCACGGCGATCTGGATCATGATCTTCCGCAACCTCGTGCTCTCGCGCTACGGGACCGCGCTCCTCGTGCTCAAGAAGAGTCCCGTCCTGGCGGCTTCTCTGGGCCAGTCGTCGCTGCGCCTGCGACTGAGCGCCTACCTCATCGCCGGCATCCCGGCCGGCGTGGCCGGCGCGCTCTTCGCCTACATCACCGGCTACGTCGGTCCGTCTTCCTTCACGCTCACGCTGTCGGTCGCCGTGCTCGCCGCGGCGGTCGTCGGCGGAGCGCAGAGCATTTACGGCGCGGCGATCGGAGCGACCCTTCTCGTCCTCGGACCGCTGAGCTCGCAGGAGTTCCAGCGATACTCGATGCTCGTCTACGGCGTCTTCCTCCTACTGGTGGGCACGGTCTTCGCGATCGGGCTGGCCGGGTGGGGGCGCAAGGGGCTCGAATGGGTCCGCAGTCGTGCCAGGGCGCGCTGGGGTGCGGCGGCGACCCTCTCCTCGGGCGCTGCGGCGGCGGCACGCGACGAACTGCTCGCGAGCATCGCGGGGAAGCGGCTCACGGTGAGTGGCGCCAGCCGGGCGTTCGGTGCGGTCAAGGCGCTGCGCGGCGTCGACTTCGAGGCGCAGCCCGGCCGGATCACCGGCCTTATCGGCGCCAACGGAGCGGGTAAGACCACCCTCTTGAACGCCGTGTCGGGTGTGATCACCCTCGATGAAGGCCGCGTCGAGATCGAGGACGTCGAGATCACCGCTCAGCGACCGGCCGAGAGAGCCCGGTCGGGGGTCGGGCGGACGTTCCAGACACCGCTCATCCCCGAGACGATGTCCGTGCTCGAGGTCGCCCGCTCCGGAGCGATGATCGACGGCAGGCTGATGATGGTCTCATCGATCCTGCGACTGCCCCGGTTCTGGCGAACCCGGCGTCACGACACCGCCGTCGCTCTGGGGGCACTCGACATCGTCGGGCTGTCCGACCGCGCCGAGTCGGTGGCGTCCAGCCTTCCGCTGAGCACCCGTCGCCTCCTCGAGGTGGTGAGGGCGGTGGCCGGCAGGCCCAAGGTGCTCCTCCTCGACGAGCCCGCCGCCGGCATGGACGACGATGCTCTGGGAGAGCTGCGCGACCTGCTCCTGCGCCTGCGGGACGCCGGCGCCACCATCGTGCTGATCGAGCACAACATCTCGTTCGTCCTCGGCCTCGCCGACGACGTCTACGTGATGGAGCTCGGCGCGACTCTCGCCACTGGGACACCGGCCGCGATCCGATCGAACCCGGCCGTGATCGCGAGCTACCTCGGAAGCCGCCACGGCGCGGCCGACACCGCTACCCCAGAGGATGTGACGACGTGA
- a CDS encoding IclR family transcriptional regulator, with product MAVEESESTAKSVLGRGFAILDAFRLREDFLTLNQLAERTGIPRSTTHRIANELIELGLLRRTNEGYELGLAIFEIGNRAARSASLSEIALPYLGRLLELTRQVVNLAVLDGTEVVYVDRLHAKRDARMSSGIGSRLPAHCTALGKILLAMGPPSIAEKVIEKGLDPRGPNTITDPGRFRAHLAEVRRRQVAFDVHESNNINFCVAAPILDFAGKPLAAISVTGFPDLKSLERAAPVVLENARSLSRNYGLAMLERQTRGESASPLTD from the coding sequence ATGGCGGTGGAGGAGAGCGAATCGACGGCGAAATCGGTGCTCGGGAGGGGGTTCGCCATCCTCGACGCCTTCCGGCTTCGTGAGGACTTCCTGACTCTCAACCAGCTCGCCGAGCGCACCGGCATCCCTCGGTCGACGACCCACCGCATCGCCAACGAGCTCATCGAACTGGGGCTCCTCCGACGGACAAACGAAGGCTACGAACTGGGCCTCGCCATCTTCGAGATCGGCAATCGCGCCGCGCGATCGGCCAGTCTCTCGGAGATCGCGCTGCCCTACCTCGGCCGCCTCCTCGAGCTCACCCGGCAGGTCGTGAACCTCGCCGTGCTCGACGGGACAGAGGTGGTCTACGTCGACCGTCTGCACGCGAAGCGCGACGCCCGCATGTCTTCGGGGATCGGCAGCCGGCTCCCTGCGCACTGCACGGCGCTCGGGAAGATCCTGCTCGCGATGGGCCCGCCTTCGATCGCGGAGAAGGTGATCGAGAAGGGCCTGGACCCGCGCGGACCCAACACGATCACGGACCCTGGACGCTTCCGTGCTCATCTGGCAGAGGTGCGCCGACGTCAGGTCGCCTTCGACGTGCACGAGTCGAACAACATCAATTTCTGCGTCGCGGCACCGATCCTCGACTTCGCGGGAAAGCCGCTGGCAGCAATCTCGGTCACCGGATTCCCCGATCTGAAGTCGCTCGAGCGCGCCGCCCCAGTCGTCCTCGAGAACGCCCGGAGCCTGTCACGGAACTACGGTCTGGCCATGCTCGAGCGGCAGACCCGCGGCGAGTCGGCCAGCCCGCTCACGGACTGA
- a CDS encoding MBL fold metallo-hydrolase, with protein sequence MTRSREEAAMRGELPMPERIDERTWCLPLPIDFPNGSVRFTLCYVLEDAERGIHLIDPGADSEDNVRILTDFLTDIGRDRGSVRSCIVTHLHLDHLGMAHRLRDHGAATVMGAREARQLKENVAFPDEGALARWGVPDKSRGELRARVSQSSMRAADIHVDVRVEEGDVLPIPGREVVVVDTPGHTAGHVCLVEEGSGLFFSGDHVLPIVNPGIGHWVGDGENPLDCYLDSLRKTVRYDHLVVSPGHGYRFTGLAERSAQIAEHHEARTRAVARAMRDRPADSVWGTAQRIPWTAGLSTLVGPRLVAALAQTEMHMTRVRAGSH encoded by the coding sequence GTGACCCGCAGCCGCGAAGAGGCCGCGATGCGCGGAGAGCTTCCCATGCCGGAGCGGATCGATGAGCGCACCTGGTGCCTTCCCCTTCCGATCGACTTCCCGAACGGGTCCGTGCGCTTCACGCTTTGCTATGTCCTCGAAGACGCCGAGCGGGGCATCCACCTTATCGACCCCGGTGCAGACTCGGAGGATAACGTCCGCATCCTCACGGATTTCCTGACCGACATCGGTCGCGACCGAGGATCAGTGCGGTCCTGCATCGTCACGCACCTGCACCTCGATCATCTGGGGATGGCGCACCGCCTCCGCGATCATGGAGCCGCCACCGTCATGGGTGCCCGAGAGGCGCGCCAGTTGAAGGAGAACGTCGCATTCCCCGACGAGGGCGCGCTTGCCAGGTGGGGAGTGCCCGACAAGTCGCGCGGCGAGCTTCGCGCTCGTGTCTCGCAATCGAGTATGCGCGCAGCCGATATCCACGTGGACGTGCGGGTCGAGGAGGGCGATGTCCTGCCCATACCCGGTCGGGAGGTCGTGGTCGTCGACACGCCCGGCCACACGGCGGGGCACGTGTGCCTCGTCGAGGAGGGCTCGGGTCTCTTCTTCTCGGGAGATCATGTGCTGCCGATCGTGAATCCCGGCATCGGGCACTGGGTGGGCGACGGTGAGAATCCTCTCGACTGCTATCTGGATTCACTGCGGAAGACGGTTCGCTACGACCACCTCGTCGTCAGCCCCGGGCACGGGTATCGCTTCACGGGCCTGGCGGAGCGCAGCGCCCAAATCGCAGAGCACCATGAGGCCCGCACTCGAGCGGTCGCCCGGGCGATGCGCGACAGACCCGCTGATTCGGTGTGGGGGACCGCACAGCGCATCCCGTGGACCGCGGGCCTGAGCACCCTCGTCGGCCCCCGGCTGGTGGCTGCCCTCGCGCAGACCGAGATGCATATGACGCGAGTACGGGCCGGGTCGCACTGA
- a CDS encoding ABC transporter substrate-binding protein gives MSSQSGPLAATGGIPQSNGVRTIVDLINEDGGIDGRQVNLTFVDSAGDAAQAVNNLQTYLSSNDAPDAIFAGQYSFEALALAPITTQAEIFSTSTSVSPEVTNVANFPYTFQVAIPNPVIVEALAKKMADEGYEKVGYIAADDESGRSAVDGFTEVAGEYDLDVVSGFVPTTSVDATAALEAVRAEDPDALIINGTGAVATAILAARTKIGWDVVSYGEGGGFASQDLGVISKPEDWNNLFVQTGLYGIYPSEWTDGEAFESIQSRYIEDYGPIENGFTSQISGTEAILAIKAAYEASDSDEVADLVAALEGLKGEPIPDSISKWWIGPPTFEYDTETHANYAWTPEFFEYTPAGPLVDGMVTP, from the coding sequence GTGTCGTCCCAGAGCGGCCCGCTCGCAGCGACCGGCGGTATCCCGCAGTCCAATGGTGTGCGCACGATCGTCGATCTGATCAACGAGGACGGCGGCATCGACGGCCGTCAGGTGAACCTGACGTTCGTCGACAGTGCAGGGGACGCGGCCCAGGCCGTCAACAACCTTCAGACCTACCTCTCCAGCAATGACGCGCCCGACGCCATCTTCGCGGGTCAGTACAGCTTCGAGGCGCTCGCTCTCGCCCCAATCACGACGCAGGCGGAGATCTTCTCCACCTCGACGTCGGTGAGCCCGGAGGTCACGAACGTGGCCAACTTCCCTTACACCTTTCAGGTGGCGATCCCGAACCCGGTGATCGTGGAGGCCCTCGCCAAGAAGATGGCCGACGAGGGATACGAGAAGGTCGGCTACATCGCCGCGGACGATGAAAGCGGTCGCAGTGCCGTCGACGGATTCACTGAGGTGGCAGGGGAGTACGACCTCGACGTCGTCAGCGGATTCGTGCCGACGACGTCCGTCGACGCCACGGCGGCACTGGAGGCGGTGCGCGCGGAGGATCCCGATGCACTCATCATCAACGGGACCGGAGCGGTCGCTACGGCGATCCTCGCAGCGCGGACGAAGATCGGATGGGATGTCGTCTCGTACGGCGAGGGCGGCGGGTTCGCCTCCCAGGACCTCGGCGTGATCTCGAAGCCGGAGGACTGGAACAACCTCTTCGTGCAGACCGGCCTTTACGGGATCTACCCCAGTGAGTGGACGGACGGCGAGGCGTTCGAGTCGATCCAGTCCCGGTACATCGAGGACTACGGCCCCATCGAGAACGGTTTCACGAGCCAGATTTCAGGCACCGAGGCGATTCTCGCGATCAAGGCCGCCTACGAGGCGAGCGACAGCGATGAAGTGGCAGACCTGGTCGCAGCGCTTGAGGGCCTCAAGGGAGAGCCGATCCCGGACTCCATCTCGAAGTGGTGGATTGGGCCGCCGACGTTCGAGTACGACACCGAGACTCACGCCAACTACGCGTGGACACCGGAGTTCTTCGAGTACACCCCGGCGGGACCCCTCGTCGACGGGATGGTAACCCCCTAG
- a CDS encoding aldolase/citrate lyase family protein — protein sequence MGLPSPAVVEYVAVAGYDFAVVDTEHGAISAETVEHMIRAGNAFGLDVVVRVGANDRAPIQVALDAGAAGVQIPMVESREQAERAVRFARYAPYGSRGLAGNRAAAYAPMNAELMADANSSVIVIAQIETVAGKAVAAEIAAVPGVDVVFVGPTDLSQSMGYPGAIESSEVNAAIDEIAAAAARDSILGTLARSPGSAGSFLERGFQVIEVAANSLILRALKDYIEPIRGLHGASVPLPELDASSSR from the coding sequence GTGGGACTGCCGTCCCCGGCGGTGGTCGAGTATGTGGCCGTCGCCGGATACGATTTCGCCGTCGTCGACACGGAGCACGGCGCGATCTCCGCTGAGACGGTCGAGCACATGATTCGCGCGGGCAACGCCTTCGGGCTCGACGTCGTCGTCCGCGTCGGGGCGAACGACCGCGCTCCGATCCAGGTGGCTCTCGATGCCGGAGCGGCCGGAGTTCAGATCCCGATGGTCGAATCCCGCGAGCAGGCTGAACGGGCGGTGCGCTTCGCGCGGTACGCGCCCTACGGCAGCCGGGGCCTCGCCGGCAACCGCGCCGCCGCCTACGCGCCGATGAACGCAGAGCTGATGGCAGACGCGAACAGCTCGGTCATCGTGATCGCGCAGATCGAGACGGTGGCGGGCAAGGCGGTTGCGGCGGAGATCGCTGCGGTCCCTGGGGTCGACGTGGTCTTCGTGGGACCGACCGATCTGTCCCAGTCGATGGGCTATCCCGGCGCCATCGAATCGTCGGAGGTCAATGCAGCGATTGATGAGATCGCTGCGGCGGCAGCGCGCGATTCGATACTGGGAACGCTCGCTCGCTCCCCCGGGAGTGCTGGATCGTTCCTGGAGCGCGGGTTCCAAGTCATCGAAGTCGCCGCCAATTCGCTTATCCTTCGCGCTCTGAAGGACTACATCGAGCCGATTCGCGGCCTGCATGGCGCGAGCGTGCCGCTCCCCGAGCTCGACGCGTCGTCGTCTCGCTGA
- a CDS encoding LLM class flavin-dependent oxidoreductase, with protein sequence MTAGRTTARVSVNLPATALRDIGTVAQAAESAGFSALRVGDMQSTARELYTTLTMIAAATTSILFGPGVTNPVTRHPTVTASAIASLHEFSGGRAVLGIGTGDSALRNSGARSTTLAELEECILAIRSMHETGRAEYRGETARLQWWSGGRIPILMSAHGPRSLQAAGRVADGVVVGLGVGERSREFAAEHIALGARSVGRDPSEIEVWHYVCLDVAESGDLAADASGSVLAVAGNLLVKGGGRSVIPDSLRGAFTELAQRYSYVHHADGELENPNAALIKELGLRDYLLEQFGVMGRPDEVRDRLRTLVADGVSNLWGGYAQPDLVGFFDRWRAGVADDAASTLSGADGDQQVRPAARESRS encoded by the coding sequence ATGACCGCCGGGCGGACCACTGCGCGGGTGAGCGTGAACCTTCCGGCCACTGCGCTGCGCGACATCGGCACGGTAGCCCAGGCAGCTGAGAGTGCCGGGTTCAGCGCCCTCCGCGTCGGGGACATGCAGTCGACCGCCCGGGAGCTCTACACGACACTGACGATGATCGCCGCGGCAACGACGTCGATTTTGTTCGGTCCGGGCGTGACGAACCCGGTGACCCGGCATCCCACTGTCACTGCCTCTGCGATCGCCAGCCTGCACGAGTTCTCCGGCGGCCGCGCCGTGCTCGGCATCGGCACGGGGGACAGTGCCCTGCGCAACTCCGGAGCGCGGTCGACAACACTCGCCGAGCTCGAGGAATGCATCCTGGCCATCCGCAGCATGCACGAGACGGGGCGGGCCGAGTATCGCGGCGAGACCGCACGGCTCCAGTGGTGGTCGGGCGGACGGATTCCGATCCTCATGTCGGCGCACGGACCGAGATCTCTGCAGGCCGCGGGCCGGGTGGCCGACGGCGTCGTCGTCGGGCTCGGGGTGGGGGAGCGGTCGCGCGAGTTCGCGGCGGAGCACATCGCCCTCGGCGCCCGTTCCGTGGGCAGGGATCCCTCAGAGATCGAGGTCTGGCACTACGTCTGCCTGGACGTCGCCGAGTCGGGCGATCTCGCCGCCGACGCGTCGGGCTCGGTTCTGGCGGTCGCCGGCAACCTCTTGGTCAAGGGTGGAGGGCGAAGCGTCATCCCCGATTCGCTGCGTGGGGCGTTCACAGAACTGGCGCAGCGCTATTCCTACGTGCACCATGCGGATGGCGAGCTGGAGAATCCGAATGCGGCGCTGATCAAGGAGCTCGGGTTGCGGGACTATCTCCTCGAGCAGTTCGGCGTGATGGGTCGCCCAGACGAGGTGCGCGATCGCCTCCGCACTCTCGTCGCCGATGGCGTCTCGAACCTGTGGGGCGGCTACGCCCAGCCGGACCTCGTCGGCTTCTTCGACCGATGGCGCGCGGGAGTCGCCGACGACGCCGCGTCCACGCTGTCCGGCGCCGACGGCGATCAGCAGGTCAGGCCCGCGGCGCGGGAATCCCGGAGCTGA